From the Nostoc sp. PCC 7107 genome, the window CATGGTTTTTGGTTCTTGGCTTAGTAACTTGGAGCTATAGTAGTGGACTTTCAGCCCAATTTCCCTATCTGTCTGGGGGGTTAGCTTTGCTACTAGGATTGATGACAGCGCTGTTATTGTTTGGTTCTGTCGTCGCCCACGAATTAGGTCATAGTTTTGTAGCTTTGCGCCAAGGAATTGATGTTAAATCGATTACATTATTTATCTTTGGTGGTTTGGCGAGTTTAGAAAAAGAATCGAATACTCCCGCAGGCGCTTTTTGGATTGCGATCGCTGGGCCGCTAGTTAGTTTATTATTATGTGGCATCGTGACGATACTGGGTGTAACAACTGCGGTATCTGGCCCACTGGCGGCTGTTCTCGGTGTTTTAGCTTCAGTTAACTTAGCCTTAGCACTGTTTAACTTGATTCCCGGCTTGCCTTTAGATGGCGGTAATATCCTCAAAGCTCTTGTTTGGAAAATTACAGGTAATCCTTATAAAGGTGTAACCTTCGCCAGCCGAGTTGGACAAATCTTTGGTTGGGTGGCGATCGCTTCTGGGATAATTCCTCTAGTATTCTTTGGCAGCTTGGCTAATGTTTGGAACTTGTTAATCGGTTTCTTCTTACTGCAAAATGCGGGGAATTCAGCCCAATTTGCTAGAGTCCAAGAAAAACTTGATGGCTTAACCGCCGCAGATGTCGTTAATAATCATAGCCCCATCATCTCTGCAAATGCGAGCTTGAGAGAATTTGCTGATGAGCAAATCATCCAAGGCTGGCGCAGGTTCTTAGTGACAGACGACGCAGGACAATTGGTAGGTGCAATTGTTGTAGATGACCTACGAAGCATACCGACAATACAGTGGTCAGAAACTCAAGTTAGAGAAATCATGCGCCCAGTTGCCGCATCCACTACAGTAAAATCCGATCAACCCCTTTTAGAAGTCATCCAGCTACTAGAACAACAAAAACTCTCCGCTTTAGCTGTAATTCGAGAAAATGGCGTTCTCGTGGGGATTTTAGAAAAAGCAGCAATTATTCAACTGTTACAAGGTCAACCTATAACTAACCCTGCATAGATATCTGATCACTAAATACTCCTTCTCAACCCTCTCTCAGTCAATCTGAGGGAGTTTTTTTGTGGAAAAAGCATTCAGCCAAAATTTTTTTACTCTGAATCTATACCCAATTCTCGCAACTTTGCTAATAATACTGCTTGACGCTGACGTTCAATTTCTAATTGGGCGATCGCATCATCCGCGCGTTGACGTTCTTGTTCAGCGCGTTGGTGTTCTTGTTCAGCCCTTTGACGTTCTTGTTCGGCTTGTTCAGAACTCCACAGCAACAAATTACCAGCTTCATCCCACCACCGCAACCAACAAATATTCATCCCTAAGCGAGTTCCTTGCCAAATTCCTAGAAATAATTCCATTTCAGGAATCCAAAATTGTCCTGATTCTGTCGGTTGTTGCAAAACA encodes:
- a CDS encoding site-2 protease family protein, whose amino-acid sequence is MNGTIRVGNLFGIPFYIHPSWFLVLGLVTWSYSSGLSAQFPYLSGGLALLLGLMTALLLFGSVVAHELGHSFVALRQGIDVKSITLFIFGGLASLEKESNTPAGAFWIAIAGPLVSLLLCGIVTILGVTTAVSGPLAAVLGVLASVNLALALFNLIPGLPLDGGNILKALVWKITGNPYKGVTFASRVGQIFGWVAIASGIIPLVFFGSLANVWNLLIGFFLLQNAGNSAQFARVQEKLDGLTAADVVNNHSPIISANASLREFADEQIIQGWRRFLVTDDAGQLVGAIVVDDLRSIPTIQWSETQVREIMRPVAASTTVKSDQPLLEVIQLLEQQKLSALAVIRENGVLVGILEKAAIIQLLQGQPITNPA